A section of the Choristoneura fumiferana chromosome 5, NRCan_CFum_1, whole genome shotgun sequence genome encodes:
- the LOC141428434 gene encoding uncharacterized protein translates to MSNISTRRREGSRAKIKSMGDHKEFLKRITKTLYYGELPTLPCLSLPVTEVSCALWSAAQQGRSLRRLRADAAARLARGACVSPCALVLALLYLERLRTRNPHYLAAAAPAELFLVSLMVGNKFLQDDGEDEEVICSEWAAAGNVDLADLKRLEIEFLNAIDWNVYVNEESFESGLSWLERRVALKQAQERGFFTYGDLAAAAGGAGELAAAGVACAALAAAYVATLTALLASALLASCWLPLLQAPAQPTAPAHPAGPPPPAAPLANLTVELPAFTSPEPPRCCTDWLRYQATVETERNWHDAAVKEWKSFEPWWSKTAVLTWLYRSSLVDPMQRWLERLDEYADLLAARAPAGGARCGGEGGAPRCVRQWLNLSKLGALAVSVSDR, encoded by the exons ATGTCCAACATATCCACGAGAAGACGTGAAGGATCGAGGGCCAAGATCAAG AGTATGGGTGACCACAAAGAGTTTCTGAAGCGCATCACTAAAACCCTCTACTATGGAGAACTGCCAACACTTCCCTGTTTGAGTCTTCCTGTTACTG AGGTGTCGTGCGCGCTGTGGTCGGCGGCGCAGCAGGGGCGGTCGCTGCGGCGGCTGCGCGCGGACGCGGCGGCGCGGCTGGCGCGCGGCGCGTGCGTGTCGCCGTGCGCGCTCGTGCTCGCGCTGCTCTACCTCGAGCGGCTGCGCACGCGCAACCCGCACTacctcgccgccgccgcgcccgctgAACTCTTCCTCGTCTCactt ATGGTTGGCAACAAGTTCCTGCAGGACGACGGCGAGGACGAAGAGGTGATCTGCTCGGAGTGGGCGGCCGCCGGGAACGTGGACCTTGCTGATCTCAAAAGACTAGAAATTGAATTCCTTAACGCTATT GACTGGAACGTATACGTAAACGAAGAGAGTTTCGAATCGGGCCTCTCGTGGCTGGAGCGGCGCGTCGCTCTGAAACAGGCGCAGGAACGGGGCTTCTTCACGTACGGGGacctggcggcggcggcggggggcgcGGGCGAGCTGGCGGCCGCGGGCGTCGCGTgcgccgcgctcgccgctgCCTACGTGGCCACGTTGACCGCACTCCTCGCCTCCGCGCTGCTCGCCTCCTGCTGGCTGCCGCTGCTGcaggcgcccgcgcagcccacCGCCCCCGCTCACCCCGCCGGCCCCCCACCCCCCGCCGCGCCGCTCGCCAACCTCACCGTGGAACTTCCCGCGTTTACTTCACCCGAGCCGCCGCGTTGCTGCACCGACTGGCTGAGGTACCAGGCGACGGTCGAGACCGAACGCAACTGGCACGATGCCGCCGTCAAAGAGTGGAAGAGCTTCGAGCCGTGGTGGTCGAAGACGGCCGTGCTGACGTGGCTGTACCGCAGCTCGCTCGTGGATCCCATGCAGCGCTGGCTGGAGCGCCTGGACGAGTACGCCGACCTgctggcggcgcgggcgccggcggggggcgcgcgctgcgggggcgAGGGGGGCGCGCCGCGCTGCGTGCGCCAGTGGCTCAACCTGAGCAAGCTCGGCGCGCTGGCCGTCTCTGTCTCGGACCGCTAG